The Arachis hypogaea cultivar Tifrunner chromosome 14, arahy.Tifrunner.gnm2.J5K5, whole genome shotgun sequence genome has a segment encoding these proteins:
- the LOC112740260 gene encoding S-protein homolog 20: MDSSLSMIMKNNIVRFFLMLCFALFIVFLTNTMERANYLFGNNEYYVQVINGFSDNSSVPLVIWCSSEEMDLGGRALQEHDDFSWTMRPSFWGGNNEMKCTMKWDSTRRSFDAFMASRDTHRCGAYRMCYWMVTQDGFFFSNDQVNWSMDFLW; encoded by the coding sequence ATGGACTCATCACTTTCAATGATAATGAAAAACAACATAGTGAGATTCTTCCTTATGTTGTGCTTTGCCCTCTTCATTGTGTTTCTGACGAACACAATGGAAAGGGCGAATTACTTGTTTGGAAATAATGAATATTACGTTCAAGTGATCAATGGATTTTCCGACAATTCGTCGGTGCCATTGGTCATATGGTGCTCGTCGGAGGAGATGGACCTCGGCGGACGTGCGCTTCAAGAGCATGATGATTTCAGCTGGACCATGAGGCCTAGCTTTTGGGGTGGCAACAATGAGATGAAGTGTACCATGAAATGGGACAGCACAAGAAGGAGCTTTGATGCATTCATGGCTTCTAGGGACACTCACCGATGTGGTGCTTATAGGATGTGTTATTGGATGGTAACACAAGATGGGTTCTTTTTCAGCAATGATCAAGTCAATTGGAGCATGGATTTCTTGTGGTGA
- the LOC112741461 gene encoding homeobox-leucine zipper protein ATHB-14 yields the protein MALSMHKDASNSMDSSKYVRYTPEQVEALERVYAECPKPSSLRRQQLIRECPILSNIEPKQIKVWFQNRRCREKQRKEASRLQTVNRKLTAMNKLLMEENDRLQKQVSHLVYENGYMKQQIHTASATTTTDNSCESVVMSGQNQQQQNPTPQHPQRDANNPAGLLAIAEETLAEFLSKATGTAVDWVQMIGMKPGPDSIGIVAVSRNCSGVAARACGLVSLEPTKVAEILKDRPSWYRDCRCLDVLSIVPTGSGGTIELIYMQTYAPTTLAAARDFWTVRYTTSLEDGSLVICERSLTSSTGGPTGPPSSNFVRAEMLPSGYLIRPCEGGGSIIHIVDHVDLDVWSVPEVLRPLYESSKILAQKLTIAALQHIRQIAQESSGEIQYGGGRQPAVLRTFSQRLCRGFNDAVNGFVEDGWSLLGNDGVEDVTIAINSSPNKFLGSQYNSSMFPAFGGGVLCAKASMLLQNVPPALLVRFLREHRSEWADYGVDAYSAACLKATPYAVPCARPGGFPSTQVILPLAHTIEHEEFLEVVRIEGHAFSPEDVALARDMYLLQLCSGVDENAIGACAQLVFAPIDESFADDALLLPSGFRVIPLDPKTDTPTTTRTLDLASTLEVGSGNTRAAGEADDYNLRSVLTIAFQFTFENHLRDNVAAMARQYVRSVVGSVQRVAMAIAPSRLSTQLGPKSLPGSPEALTLARWISRSYRVHTGSDLFRVESTAGDAILKQLWQHSDAIMCCSVKTNASPVFTFANQAGLDMLETTLVALQDIMLDKVLDESGRKILCSEFSKIMQQGFAYLPAGICASSMNRPVSYDQAIAWKVLNDDDSNHCLAFMFMNWSFV from the exons ATGGCACTTTCTATGCACAAGGACGCGTCAAATAGCATGGATTCAAGCAAGTACGTGAGGTACACACCTGAACAAGTTGAGGCTTTGGAAAGGGTCTATGCTGAATGTCCAAAGCCTTCTTCTTTGAGAAGACAACAACTCATCAGAGAGTGCCCAATCCTCTCAAACATTGAGCCTAAACAGATCAAAGTCTGGTTCCAGAACCGAAG ATGCCGTGAGAAGCAAAGGAAAGAAGCCTCTCGCCTGCAGACAGTGAATAGAAAGCTGACTGCAATGAACAAGCTGTTGATGGAGGAGAATGACCGGTTGCAGAAGCAGGTCTCCCATTTGGTCTATGAAAATGGATATATGAAGCAACAAATTCATACT GCATCTGCTACTACTACCACAGACAATAGCTGTGAGTCTGTTGTGATGAGTGGTCAGAACCAACAACAGCAAAACCCAACACCTCAGCATCCCCAAAGGGATGCTAACAACCCAGCTGG TCTTCTCGCCATAGCTGAGGAGACCCTGGCAGAGTTCCTTTCCAAGGCTACTGGAACTGCTGTCGACTGGGTCCAGATGATTGGGATGAAG CCTGGTCCGGATTCTATTGGAATCGTTGCTGTTTCCCGCAACTGTAGTGGTGTGGCAGCACGAGCCTGCGGCCTTGTGAGTCTAGAACCCACAAAG GTTGCTGAGATTCTCAAAGATCGACCATCATGGTACCGCGACTGTCGGTGCCTTGATGTGTTGAGCATTGTTCCTACAGGGAGTGGGGGCACTATAGAGCTCATATATATGCAG ACTTACGCGCCAACTACTTTGGCAGCAGCGCGTGACTTCTGGACAGTAAGATACACTACAAGTTTGGAAGATGGAAGTCTTGTG ATTTGTGAGAGATCATTGACATCTTCGACCGGCGGCCCTACAGGGCCTCCTTCTTCAAACTTTGTAAGAGCTGAGATGCTTCCCAGTGGTTATCTAATTAGACCCTGCGAGGGTGGTGGCTCCATTATTCATATTGTAGATCATGTTGATTTAGAT GTCTGGAGTGTTCCTGAAGTACTGAGGCCGCTTTACGAATCTTCAAAAATCTTGGCCCAGAAATTGACCATTGCA GCCCTGCAACATATAAGACAGATTGCACAAGAATCTAGCGGAGAAATTCAGTATGGTGGGGGACGCCAGCCTGCTGTGTTAAGGACATTTAGCCAGAGACTCTGCCG GGGGTTCAATGATGCTGTTAATGGGTTTGTGGAGGATGGTTGGTCACTGCTGGGCAATGATGGGGTAGAAGATGTGACTATAGCTATAAACTCATCTCCCAACAAATTTTTGGGGTCCCAGTACAATTCATCAATGTTCCCAGCTTTTGGAGGTGGGGTTCTGTGTGCCAAGGCATCCATGCTGTTGCAG AATGTTCCTCCGGCTTTGCTTGTTCGATTCTTGAGGGAGCATCGGTCTGAGTGGGCTGATTATGGTGTTGATGCATACTCTGCTGCATGTCTTAAGGCTACTCCCTATGCTGTTCCTTGTGCAAGACCTGGTGGCTTCCCAAGCACCCAGGTCATTTTACCACTTGCTCATACTATTGAGCATGAGGAG TTCTTGGAGGTAGTTCGGATAGAGGGTCATGCATTTTCCCCTGAAGATGTTGCATTGGCACGTGATATGTATTTGCTTCAG CTTTGCAGTGGGGTTGATGAAAATGCAATTGGAGCTTGTGCTCAATTGGTATTTGCACCTATTGATGAATCATTTGCTGATGATGCTCTTCTACTTCCTTCTGGATTCCGCGTCATACCATTAGATCCCAAAACA GATACTCCAACCACAACAAGGACATTAGATTTGGCATCCACACTTGAAGTAGGTTCTGGGAATACACGTGCAGCCGGAGAAGCCGATGATTACAATCTTCGGTCAGTCCTTACTATTGCATTCCAATTCACCTTTGAGAACCATTTGCGCGACAATGTGGCTGCCATGGCTCGCCAGTATGTGCGTAGTGTTGTGGGGTCGGTTCAGAGGGTTGCAATGGCAATTGCTCCATCTCGGCTCAGTACTCAACTGGGGCCAAAGTCTCTCCCTGGTTCACCGGAGGCTCTTACTTTGGCAAGATGGATCAGCCGAAGCTACCG AGTCCACACTGGTTCAGACCTTTTTCGGGTTGAGTCAACTGCTGGTGATGCAATCTTGAAGCAACTTTGGCAACATTCTGATGCAATCATGTGCTGTTCTGTGAAAACAAAT GCATCTCCGGTATTCACCTTTGCAAACCAAGCCGGACTTGACATGCTCGAAACCACTCTTGTCGCCCTTCAAGACATTATGCTCGACAAAGTTCTTGATGAATCTGGCAGGAAGATTCTTTGCTCTGAGTTCTCCAAGATTATGCAACag gGTTTTGCATATCTACCAGCAGGAATATGTGCTTCCAGCATGAACAGGCCAGTGTCCtatgaccaagcaattgcatggAAAGTTCTCAATGATGATGACTCCAATCACTGCTTGGCTTTCATGTTCATGAACTGGTCCTTTGTCTAA